The nucleotide window TTGTCCGTCTTCCCCGTGCGCTCCACCTCGTAGTCCTCCATGGCCTTGCTGATGCGTTCGCTCTGCTCACCGCCGAGCTTGATCTCCGTATAGGCTTGCCGTTCCGGAAACAGGACGAGCATCGTCTTGGCCTTCGAGTCGAGAATCATGACATGCGTCCTGCCGTCGGCTCGCGCGCGTTCGATCCGGGCCTTGTCGCCCTTGATCATCCAGTCCATTTTCGCCGGCTGTTCATCGCCATGAGTCGTGGTCATGTGAAGGACGCCTTCGAAATCCGAGGCCGTTGCCGGTGGTGGTGGGAACCCGGCGGCAATCGTGACGGTGAAGAGAGCAGCGAGGACACGCATACGACCTCCGTATGGATCAGACAACAGGGGCGGCGTCACGAGTCTACGCCGGGGAGCGCGGTTAGACAATCCTCAACCGGTTCCAGTCCACATCAGTTGCAGCCGGCGGAGTTCCGAGCTTCATGTCCTCCACCGCCCGGACGACGCGGTCGGCGACCGCCAGATTCCGGTACCATTTCCGGTTCGCCGGCACGATGTACCAGGGCGCGTGGTCCGTGCTCGTGGCGGACATCACGTCCTCGAACGCTTTCATATAGTCGCTCCAGAGTTTGCGCTCCTCGATGTCGCCCGAGTCCCACTTCCACCGCTTCTCCGGGTTTCGAATCCTCGCCTCCAGCCGCTTTTTCTGTTCGTCCTTCGAAATGTGGAGGAAGAATTTCAGGATGGTCGTGCCGTTGTCGCTCAGCAGATATTCAAACTCTTGAATCTGCGTGAACCGCCGCTTGACCTCCCGTTCGGACACCAGACCGTGCACGCGTGTGATCAGGACGTCCTCGTAATGGGACCGGTTGAAGATCCCGATGCAGCCTTTCGCCGGCACCTCCTGGTGCACGCGCCACAGGAAATCATGGGCGAGCTCTTTGGAAGAGGGGGACTTGAAGGACACGACCTTGCAGCCTTGCGGGTTCACACCGGACATCACGCTCCGGATCGTGCCGTCCTTTCCGCTGGTGTCCATGCCCTGGAGGATGATCAGGAGTGCGCGCTTCCTATTCGCATAGAGTCGTTCCTGCAGCCGACTGAGCCTTCGAATCAGCTGTCGCGTCTCCGCCTTGGCAGCGGCCTTGTCGTCGTCATGTTTCTTGTAAGGTCCCGTATCGTCGGGGTCACAAGCGTTCAAATCCAAACGGGAGGCGGCCTTGACGCGATGGAGCTTCATGCTGTCTCCTGGCCGGGAGGCCGGCGTGAACGGACCACGCATCCCAGGGAGGGGACTGTCACCCTTCAGCTCGGCGACTGTCCTCGTTGACCCGTAGAAAACTGGGACAGGCACCGGTTGCGCCGGAGCCAGTCCCCCGCGCGGCTCTGAACGCTGCGCGAAAAATCCTGGCGGACTTTTTCAGCGCCTTGCTAGGGCTGAGCGGGAACGTCTTGCGCGCAGCGGAAGCCGACGTTGGGATCATGTTCCGTCGGATCTCCCTTCGTGCGGAACGTTGACCTCAGCCGATAGGGGGCATTGGTGTAGGATCCTCCGCGTTGCACTTTGGCCGCGCCTTCCGCCGGGCCGCGCGGGTTGATGGCTGGATTCTTGGAGGAGTAGAACTGCTCGTCGTACCAATCGATCGTCCATTCGTAGAGATTTCCCGCCATGTCGTGGACTCCGTAGGGGCTCTTCCCCTTGTCCCTGTTGCCGATCGCCGAGACCGTGTCGGCTCCTTCCTTCAATCCGAAGACGGCATGGGCCGGGGTCGGCGTCTCGTTGCCCCAGGGATACATACGGCCGTCGGTCCCACGGGCGGCTTTCTCCCATTCCGCTTCAGTCGGCAACCGTTTGCCGGCCCAGAGACAGTAGCCCATCGCATCCATCCAGTTGACCCACCGGACCGGTTGATCGATATGCACGACAGGCGTTTCCTTGTCTTTGAATCCCCACGGCGGCTCGATCTGAATGGCTTCGACGAACTTGGCAAAGCGCCCGTTGGTGACCTCGAACTTGTCGATATAAAAACTGTCGATGAAGACCCGATGGATCGGTTGCTCGTCGACGTCTCCCTTGTCGCTCCCCATCGCGAACTCGCCGGCCGGGATCAAGACCATCGGTGCTCCGTCCTTTCCCGTCATCTCAGCCTGGAGCGGCGGTGCGGGAGCGGGTTTGGACGCGGACGGCGGGGATCCGTTGGCTGGTGCTGTAGCCTTAGTCGGCGGCTTGGGCTCGCCTTCCGTAGCCTTCGGTTTCGCCGGGGGTGGAGCTGTCGGTGCCGGCGTAGGCGTCTGTGCAGGACCCGGTGTGGATTCGGGCTTCGCCGGACTCGGTTCCGGCTTTGTCTGGTTCGCTTCCGGCTTTGCTTCCGGCTTTGAAGGAGTCGCTTCTTTTCCGTTCGTCTCGGCGGGAGCAGCCGGTTTCACGGCAGGCTGCTTGGCTTCGCCCTCCGGCGGTTTGGGTTTTGGCGGAGCAGGCGCTTGAGCTCCTTCTGATTTTGGAGCCGCGGCCTCGTCGGCTTGTACCGCCACAGCCGTCAAGGCGATTGAGAGCACCACCGTCAGCGTGACGGCCGCCGTTATTCTCATCGTGTGATCCGGGTCATTCTTCTTTCCGGCCGATCAGCCGGAACAAGTGTTTGACCCCTTCAGGGTACCGAAAGGACCTACAATAAATCTAGGGCCGTCGACCAATCACTGCGAAAATGAAAGACTTTTAACGCAGGCTTGTAGGGAATTGCCTACAGGGAGGATACCAAGCGGGACCGATCGAGTGGTACAAGCTATGAGTGCAGCCGGGGTATCGCATCGTGGAGGAATAGTCGGCATGAAGGTTCACCGCCCTCTCGCTCCGTATGAACTGATCCTGCTTCTTATCTTCCCATTGACCTCCTGCGTATCGGTGCATGTCGAGCCGTTGACCCACGAAGTGTATCCTCCCAAGAACGGTCCGGAATCCCTGCAGTGGCTGGAAGCCGAGCCTGAAGCTCCTCATGTGAAATTGGCGCGGATCAGCGCCACGAGTCAGACTGCGGATGAAGACGAACTGCGCGAAAAAATTCTGGCCCGTGCCGCAACGCTCGGAGCGGACGCGGTGATCATGGGAAAGTCCGACGTGTTGGAAACCGTCGGGACTGGGTCTCCCCCGCAATCCACGATGGGACAGGCCGGCGGAAGCACCGGAGGCTGGTGGCCTTTCTATTATGACCGCTGGAGCCTCGCGCAAAGCCCGACTGATAAGACGGAATTCACAGAGTACTTATCCGGAACGGCCATACGATACGTGAATGAGAAGTAGTTGGCCGGTTTGTTCATGGGTCTGGCGAAACATTCACTTTCGCCTGGTCTCGATGCCGTGACCGCTCAAAATCCCACGAACATGCGCCTGATGCCGACTTCGATCATCCAATCATAGGCGCCGGGTAGGTCCCGCCCCCAGAGCCCGACCCCCGGCCGGAGCCACAATCCCCAATCTTTCTTGAAGCGATAGCCTCCCTCAAATTCCAAGACCATACTGGTTTTTTCCTTCCGCTCCCAATCCATTTGACCGACTGCCTCGAGCTGAGTCCACCAGTGGTCCGACCAAATCGTGTTGAACCAACACTGAAGGCGGGACGCGGAGATGTCATTGCGCGAAGGGTCGCCTCCCACTGAGAACTGGTGCTGGAGCAGCGCGAAGATAAGGGATCCCCACGCAGGGAACACGTGGGCCGTTGCCAGGCCCGGTCCTACCGTGTATTTCCCTGTCCCCAATGTGTCTTCCGCCGTGGGGAACGTGAAGTCCATGCCGAGAAAAATCGTATCCGCCGGATCAGAATAGACACGCCCGCCGGCCCGTACCAACAAGTCGCTCAATCCACGCCGATTGCTTGTGCCGGGCTGGTTAGGATTCGACCACACGTACGGCAGGTCCGCCCGCAGCACAATGTTCTTATGATAAGGCACGTCGATGCGACCGACGACATTACTGTTCCGGCCGCCGCCCGCCAGCGCATCGTACCGAAAGAAGGTCTCGACCCGCCCGACGATGGCCGTCGGGTCGGTCCCCATCCTGGCCGCAATAGCAGACAGGCGCCTAGCTTCCTCCTGCTGCTCGGGAGTCAGCGGCTTCGCTCCGAATCGCCTGACTACCGGACGCGGTCGGCTCGCTCTCTCATCCTCCGGTCCTGACGTCGCCTCGTCGAGTGGAAGAGCCTGGTCAGTTCCCTGAGAGCCGGCGGCATGACCCTGTTCCTCGAAGGATGTTCGTTCTCTCTGCTCTGAGGAAGATGACGACTCCTGCGCGAACGACGGCTGGAACGCACTCAAGAGGAACAACCAAATGAGCCAAGCGCCTGTTCCCGGCAGGCCGGGAAGAATACGGATCGCTCCGGGGCTCTGCACACACTGCGTCATGCGCTGCCGCCGACAGGTAGTCCGGGGAATTCTGTGGAGACATCGCGAGGATGCAGTGTCCAGAATGTTCGACCTCAATGAGGTTCAGAGAGGTCCTTCTGCGGTACGCTCAACGATCTGCGAATGTCTTCTACCGGCCTTTCGAAGTAGTCCCAGGGATCAAAATCTCGCCACATATCCCTGTTCACCCGGCAGCCACGAGCGAAGGCTGCGATCATCTTTTCAGGGTTCGCTTGCAGCGCCTGCGAGGGAGCGACCGGCGCGACTTGGATGTTCAGATGATACTGGGCCAAACCAAAGAGAATCCCAAAGATAGGATCCTCGAATTGGCAGCCGGCTTGAAAGGCGGCGATTTCAATCTCCTCCGTCGCCGTCGTCCCGTAGTCGCCGAGAATGTGCAGACAGTCATGTACGACGATGATTTCCGGGGCCGCGCCCTTTTCGCCAGGATAGGGAAAATTGTTCCGGTGCAGATAGTCCGTAAAGGCCCTGCCGAGTGTTCCGGTCGCATACTGATCCAAGTTCTTGTACTTGGCCGTCACGTCAGGGAGTTGAACGCCGGCAAGGGGGAAGAACTGTTTGATCGCCGCGGCGATACCCCCGGACGTGACCGTCTGTCTGATTTTCACGCCCGGCAAGGATCTTCTGATAATGTCGATCCTGGCAAGCAAGAGGTGCTTGTTCGCCAACTTCCAGGCCGTTTGTATCGGCCCCAGATCAGCCAGGAGCGCCGCCCCATATCGCTCAAGTCGAGCAACGGCATGCGTATCCATTTCTCCATCGATACAAGCCGCGACGATCCCGCCCCTGATGATGCGCTCTCTGAACTCCTGTTCGATGGCGGTTGTTGCAAGTTCTTCCGGAGAAATCCACTCCAACTGTTCCAATACGAAGCCGGTCTTCAAGATATGCTCCTGAACGCCCAGAAGCAGCCGGCGTTGTAGATCCGACAGCTCTCTGTCCGGTGATCCGATGCACACGGACTTGATCGTGC belongs to Nitrospira sp. and includes:
- a CDS encoding polyphosphate kinase 2 family protein, whose protein sequence is MKLHRVKAASRLDLNACDPDDTGPYKKHDDDKAAAKAETRQLIRRLSRLQERLYANRKRALLIILQGMDTSGKDGTIRSVMSGVNPQGCKVVSFKSPSSKELAHDFLWRVHQEVPAKGCIGIFNRSHYEDVLITRVHGLVSEREVKRRFTQIQEFEYLLSDNGTTILKFFLHISKDEQKKRLEARIRNPEKRWKWDSGDIEERKLWSDYMKAFEDVMSATSTDHAPWYIVPANRKWYRNLAVADRVVRAVEDMKLGTPPAATDVDWNRLRIV
- a CDS encoding SUMF1/EgtB/PvdO family nonheme iron enzyme gives rise to the protein MRITAAVTLTVVLSIALTAVAVQADEAAAPKSEGAQAPAPPKPKPPEGEAKQPAVKPAAPAETNGKEATPSKPEAKPEANQTKPEPSPAKPESTPGPAQTPTPAPTAPPPAKPKATEGEPKPPTKATAPANGSPPSASKPAPAPPLQAEMTGKDGAPMVLIPAGEFAMGSDKGDVDEQPIHRVFIDSFYIDKFEVTNGRFAKFVEAIQIEPPWGFKDKETPVVHIDQPVRWVNWMDAMGYCLWAGKRLPTEAEWEKAARGTDGRMYPWGNETPTPAHAVFGLKEGADTVSAIGNRDKGKSPYGVHDMAGNLYEWTIDWYDEQFYSSKNPAINPRGPAEGAAKVQRGGSYTNAPYRLRSTFRTKGDPTEHDPNVGFRCAQDVPAQP